A DNA window from Penaeus vannamei isolate JL-2024 chromosome 5, ASM4276789v1, whole genome shotgun sequence contains the following coding sequences:
- the LOC113811416 gene encoding G-protein coupled receptor Mth2: protein MTTRNAFVWVAFMSLWTGGICRVVASQQGIGASSGLPRGRRCCEDDQVLCDDASSGTTAAFSPPVHYANLSQASQEFAWSYQPLRCPKGFRETPYDLDGKQNLLILSEDGVALQWLELVSKETEEYCVTHTPHGGYRAVTCRPDADQICNDRTCIQKCCGVGEVMSLFRRCVKRQDRGFSPEFRSLRGDPVETPKNLQVIAKVPHCESIIMFNPQKEPRDRYLILPDSRLYHPENDQYYSIDSYCIEELIEWSVPMALVCNEVRDMTKIYLQSASVAVSCVFLAVTILCHVVVPKLRDTQGLCLLCHMVSLFVADAALFVSYVYTYKDPGLACVINGMIIQMSFLATFFWLNVMCFDIWRVIRATVHLVPLTGILSNDSKKFKAYSVYAWGGPFVVTSVSALLFFLPERYVAAGVVRPDFGVNTCFLDGDLEYLVHFYGLVGALFLVNLLLLGHTIYMLFRAGAAFNCCSKTESPRAFNRSHLDAYWQRFSLFTLMAVCWVTEVLSWKIPPAGMWIVTDLLNSLQGLVVFLIFLSSKKKRHLVVEFCQKTEFLARLFKCDSKALSPT, encoded by the exons ATGACGACGAGAAACGCCTTTGTGTGGGTCGCCTTCATGTCGCTGTGGACGGGCGGGATTTGCCGCGTCGTGGCCTCCCAGCAGGGCATCGGAGCCTCCTCCGGCCTTCCCAGGGGTCGGCGATGCTGCGAAGACGACCAAGTCCTCTGCGACGACGCTTCTTCAGGCACCACGGCCGCCTTCTCGCCTCCGGTTCATTATGCGAACCTGTCGCAGGCGTCGCAGGAATTCGCCTGGTCGTATCAGCCTCTGAGGTGTCCCAAGGGCTTCAGGGAGACGCCTTATGACTTGGATGGGAAGCAGAACTTGCTGATTTTGAGCGAGGACGGCGTGGCACTGCAATGGCTCGAGCTTGTGTCCAAAGAGACGGAGGAATACTGCGTGACGCACACTCCACATGGCGGATACCGTGCTGTCACTTGCCGCCCAGATGCAGACCAA ATATGCAACGACAGGACTTGTATCCAGAAATGCTGTGGCGTAGGGGAGGTGATGTCACTCTTCCGCAGATGTGTCAAGCGCCAGGACAGAGGGTTTTCCCCGGAGTTTCGTTCCCTTCGAGGAGACCCAGTCGAGACTCCCAAGAACCTCCAGGTCATCGCCAAGGTGCCCCACTGTGAATCCATCATCATGTTCAACCCGCAAAAGGAGCCTAGAGACCGGTACCTAATTCTGCCAGACAGCAGACTCTACCACCCAGAGAATGACCAGTACTATTCCATTGACAGCTACTGCATTGAAGAGTTGATTGAAT GGTCGGTCCCAATGGCGCTGGTGTGCAACGAGGTGAGAGACATGACGAAAATCTACCTACAGTCTGCCAGTGTGGCGGTGTCGTGTGTGTTCCTGGCGGTGACGATCCTGTGTCATGTCGTGGTTCCTAAGTTGCGTGACACCCAGGGACTCTGTTTGCTGTGTCACATGGTGTCGCTTTTCGTAGCGGATGCGGCACTCTTTGTCAGCTACGTGTACACCTACAAGGATCCAGGGTTAGCGTGTGTCATAAATG GTATGATCATCCAAATGTCTTTCTTGGCCACCTTCTTCTGGCTGAACGTCATGTGCTTCGACATCTGGCGGGTGATCAG AGCGACCGTGCACCTCGTCCCACTTACGGGGATCCTCTCAAACGACTCGAAGAAGTTCAAGGCCTATTCTGTGTACGCATGGGGCGGCCCCTTCGTCGTCACCTCCGTCagcgccctcctcttcttcctgccggAGAGATACGTCGCGGCCGGCGTGGTTCGGCCGGACTTCGGTGTCAATACGTGCTTTTTGGACG GCGACCTCGAATACCTCGTCCACTTCTACGGCCTGGTTGGTGCGCTGTTCCTCGTCAATCTGCTGCTTCTCGGCCACACCATCTACATGCTGTTCCGAGCAGGGGCCGCGTTCAACTGCTGCAGCAAGACCGAGAGCCCGAGAGCGTTCAATCGCAGCCACCTCGACGC GTACTGGCAGCGGTTCAGTCTGTTCACGCTGATGGCTGTCTGCTGGGTCACGGAGGTGCTCTCCTGGAAGATCCCGCCTGCTGGCATGTG GATTGTCACCGACCTTCTGAACTCCTTGCAAGGTCTCGTAGTGTTCCTCATCTTCCTGTCGAGCAAGAAGAAGCGACATCTGGTGGTGGAATTCTGCCAAAAGACGGAGTTTCTCGCACGTCTCTTCAAGTGCGACTCGAAGGCTTTGTCGCCCACTTGA